Proteins encoded within one genomic window of Acidithiobacillus sp. AMEEHan:
- a CDS encoding HAD family hydrolase: MALAIFDLDNTLLAGDSDHAWLEFLSTLGIVDGEELRRANDRYYRDYMNGELDMGDFLRFVLAPMAAHPRRQLDAWHCQYMQERVLPMITDASRALVRKHADAGDTLLIITATNRFVTAPIAVELGVPTLLATEAECDEYGEFTGRSYGIPCFQEGKVERLRQWLGAQGLPWENSLSTAYFYSDSHNDLPLLELVGNPVAVDPDKILLATAQERGWPILSLHGSCHPLT, translated from the coding sequence TTGGCCCTGGCCATTTTTGATCTCGACAACACCCTGCTCGCTGGGGACTCCGATCACGCCTGGCTGGAATTTTTGAGCACCCTGGGCATCGTCGATGGCGAGGAATTGCGGCGAGCGAACGATCGTTATTATCGCGATTACATGAATGGTGAGCTCGACATGGGCGATTTCCTGCGCTTCGTGCTGGCACCCATGGCCGCGCATCCACGGCGCCAGCTCGATGCCTGGCATTGCCAGTACATGCAGGAGCGGGTTTTGCCCATGATTACGGATGCCTCCCGAGCATTGGTGCGCAAACATGCGGACGCTGGCGATACCCTGTTGATCATCACCGCGACGAATCGCTTCGTGACCGCGCCCATTGCGGTAGAGCTGGGGGTACCGACCTTGCTGGCGACTGAGGCGGAATGCGACGAGTACGGCGAGTTTACGGGACGCAGTTACGGCATTCCTTGTTTTCAGGAGGGCAAAGTGGAGCGTCTGCGCCAATGGCTGGGCGCCCAGGGCTTACCTTGGGAAAACAGTCTGTCCACAGCGTATTTTTACAGCGACTCCCACAATGATCTGCCGCTACTCGAGTTGGTGGGAAACCCCGTCGCTGTCGATCCGGACAAGATCCTGTTGGCCACTGCCCAAGAGCGAGGCTGGCCGATCCTCAGCCTGCACGGATCCTGTCATCCGCTGACGTAG
- a CDS encoding ribonuclease I → MKHLARVFLLALFVTAFVGPVLAETTVVPAVPGLKFQHYTFAMLWQPGVCATWTRVSAACDGLTPSSRASQQWSLHGLWASRPQKLVASGMEPKTWWEHGCFWFQNQSTAPKDSCSLPPLDLSPKVSAALSAQMPMRKVCLDRHEYYKHEACFGEKPDPFFQTALRLLGDVNASSFTAYVREHRGQWVKRNDLLRAYSTAFHLPNAESLELRCESKDNHSGHELQGEGTILTEAWVTIRADSLQEFPRPEAFMPGRKGNCAKYIHILP, encoded by the coding sequence TTGAAACACCTTGCACGGGTTTTTTTGTTGGCGTTGTTCGTAACGGCATTCGTGGGGCCGGTTCTGGCCGAAACCACCGTGGTCCCAGCGGTGCCGGGGCTGAAATTTCAGCATTACACCTTCGCCATGCTCTGGCAGCCCGGCGTTTGTGCCACCTGGACACGGGTGAGTGCCGCCTGCGACGGCTTGACGCCGAGTTCGCGGGCGAGCCAACAGTGGAGTCTCCATGGCTTGTGGGCGAGTCGCCCGCAAAAACTCGTTGCCAGCGGCATGGAACCCAAGACTTGGTGGGAGCATGGCTGCTTCTGGTTCCAAAACCAAAGCACTGCTCCAAAAGATAGCTGTTCTCTGCCGCCTCTCGATCTGTCGCCAAAAGTAAGTGCTGCGTTGAGCGCGCAGATGCCCATGCGCAAGGTTTGTCTCGACCGGCACGAATACTATAAGCATGAAGCCTGTTTTGGGGAAAAGCCCGATCCCTTTTTTCAGACGGCGCTACGCTTGTTGGGCGACGTCAATGCCAGCAGCTTTACCGCCTATGTGCGGGAGCACCGCGGGCAATGGGTCAAGCGCAACGATCTGCTCCGTGCTTATAGCACGGCATTTCATCTTCCCAACGCGGAGTCCCTCGAACTGCGTTGCGAGAGCAAAGACAACCATAGCGGCCACGAGCTGCAGGGGGAGGGAACGATCCTTACTGAGGCCTGGGTCACCATCCGTGCCGATAGCCTGCAAGAGTTTCCGCGTCCAGAGGCATTTATGCCCGGGCGCAAGGGCAATTGTGCCAAGTACATTCATATTCTTCCTTGA
- the queF gene encoding preQ(1) synthase, producing MPSQPSRALQSFPNPNPERDYLVHMDLPEFTCLCPLTGQPDFAHFLLDFVPDQRNVELKSLKLYLWSYRNEGAFHEALTNRIADDLVQLLEPRYLRLLGRWYVRGGISTDVLVEHRQAGWDNPSLLMQLGPAPWTRHQPGL from the coding sequence ATGCCCAGTCAACCGAGCCGTGCATTGCAGAGTTTTCCGAACCCCAATCCCGAGCGAGATTATCTGGTGCACATGGACCTACCGGAATTCACCTGCCTCTGCCCGCTGACCGGCCAACCCGACTTTGCCCATTTTCTTCTCGATTTCGTTCCCGACCAGCGCAACGTGGAGCTGAAGTCTCTCAAGCTCTACCTCTGGAGCTATCGCAACGAAGGCGCCTTTCACGAGGCATTGACCAATCGGATCGCCGATGATCTGGTGCAGTTGCTGGAGCCGCGCTATCTACGTCTGCTAGGACGCTGGTATGTGCGCGGCGGCATCAGCACCGATGTGCTGGTGGAGCACCGGCAAGCCGGCTGGGACAATCCTTCCCTGCTGATGCAGTTGGGGCCGGCGCCTTGGACGCGCCACCAGCCGGGGCTGTGA
- a CDS encoding alkaline phosphatase family protein yields the protein MAGLSRRSFLRQLGLGAGAAVAGPHLLGVARAAGVSNEQMLRSKIEHVVVIFQENRSFDHYFGTFRPKNGQQVVNLLDKDGKIDPRFFNLQKNPAEIPYANLPLPTEIEGFTQASLPNQPFHLAPYIPADGNVRWDPKHRFFRMMAEVNNGKMDLFVALAGSSHRHLHRDEFRKMSPADIAFDLARPSGPVIGHYEAVDLPFYHRMAHEYVLFDHFYQAMSGGSTGNALYLAACRSCVNPQVPDAHIAPFDPKEAGLQHAFFDLPYDHRRVMVNDLPPVQGPTNAGEPDVLKISPPPAAQTYDNIGDRLDAAKVDWAWYNENWNRVKPWALKTAFGPGDGSAVIDSSQLYVAHHNPFQYYPHWPEYVRNGHMRDAEDFLEDARQGRLPGVSFLKASAAHDEHPADSAPAVGMAWVERLVRAVAEGPAWEKTAIFITYDEGGGFWDSLPPKVVDDYGFGTRIPALLISPWARAGLVDHHLASTASILRFIETRFGLAPLTERDRNAYDMLTAFDWDQKPGDLRV from the coding sequence GTGGCGGGTTTGAGTCGTAGATCTTTTTTGCGGCAACTGGGCCTCGGTGCTGGTGCCGCCGTTGCCGGCCCCCATCTGTTGGGTGTGGCCCGTGCGGCTGGTGTCAGCAATGAACAAATGCTGCGCAGTAAGATTGAGCATGTCGTAGTCATTTTTCAGGAAAATCGGAGTTTTGATCATTACTTCGGCACCTTTCGGCCGAAGAATGGGCAACAAGTGGTCAATCTCCTCGACAAGGATGGAAAGATCGATCCACGCTTCTTCAACCTGCAGAAAAATCCCGCCGAGATCCCCTATGCGAATTTGCCGTTGCCGACGGAAATCGAGGGTTTTACCCAGGCGAGTTTGCCCAACCAGCCGTTTCATTTGGCGCCGTACATCCCTGCCGACGGCAATGTGCGCTGGGATCCCAAGCATCGCTTCTTCCGCATGATGGCAGAGGTCAACAACGGCAAAATGGATCTCTTTGTGGCCCTAGCAGGAAGCTCGCACCGACACCTGCATCGCGACGAATTCCGCAAGATGAGCCCTGCCGATATTGCTTTTGATTTGGCGCGTCCCAGTGGTCCGGTGATTGGCCATTACGAGGCAGTGGATCTGCCTTTCTATCACCGTATGGCCCACGAGTATGTCCTTTTCGATCATTTCTATCAGGCCATGAGCGGTGGCAGTACCGGCAATGCGCTCTACTTGGCAGCCTGTCGTTCCTGTGTGAACCCGCAAGTGCCAGATGCCCATATCGCGCCCTTCGATCCCAAGGAAGCGGGGTTGCAGCATGCTTTCTTTGACTTGCCTTACGACCATCGCCGGGTAATGGTCAACGACCTACCGCCAGTACAAGGGCCAACCAATGCCGGCGAGCCCGACGTGCTGAAGATCAGCCCGCCGCCTGCGGCGCAGACCTACGACAACATTGGCGATCGTCTCGATGCCGCCAAAGTGGATTGGGCCTGGTACAACGAAAACTGGAATCGGGTCAAACCCTGGGCGCTCAAAACCGCCTTCGGCCCCGGCGATGGTTCGGCAGTCATCGACAGTAGCCAGCTGTATGTTGCCCACCATAATCCTTTTCAGTACTACCCACACTGGCCGGAATACGTGCGCAATGGCCACATGCGCGACGCTGAGGATTTTCTCGAGGATGCGCGTCAGGGACGTCTTCCTGGGGTTTCCTTTTTGAAGGCTAGCGCTGCCCACGACGAACATCCTGCTGATTCGGCGCCGGCGGTCGGTATGGCCTGGGTCGAGCGCCTGGTGCGCGCGGTTGCCGAGGGACCAGCCTGGGAAAAGACCGCCATTTTCATCACCTATGACGAGGGCGGCGGCTTCTGGGATTCTCTGCCGCCCAAAGTGGTGGACGACTATGGATTTGGCACCCGCATTCCCGCCCTACTGATCAGTCCTTGGGCGCGCGCGGGCTTAGTGGATCATCACTTGGCGAGCACCGCCAGCATCCTCAGATTTATCGAGACGCGCTTTGGCCTGGCGCCGCTCACGGAGCGAGACCGCAACGCCTACGATATGCTCACGGCTTTCGACTGGGATCAAAAGCCCGGCGATCTGCGGGTCTGA
- a CDS encoding M15 family metallopeptidase, which yields MIDTSEGIHPAYGQVPICDCGEALLAIPALFPRLEPHPYVAAGAPYAGHSPWFLRSGVLLALEKAQAELQRQWPGWRIAIFDAWRPLEVQAYMVWRQFLQEATADGALSHLQSYDSPSALCAQEPKLYQRLAPRVYRFWGVPNPDPARPPPHSTGAALDCTLLDAEGALVPMGGPVDDFSDRAVPEYFAKAPAGSTAADYHRHRELLRAVLASQDFVQHPGEWWHFSLGDQLWAWRLGAAQARYGRVTAPAGGASKAPAPTASAGKDCPSRLAGAPPAHRC from the coding sequence ATGATAGATACGAGCGAAGGCATCCATCCCGCCTACGGCCAAGTCCCCATCTGCGACTGCGGCGAAGCCTTGCTCGCCATTCCGGCCCTGTTCCCACGTCTGGAGCCCCACCCCTATGTGGCAGCAGGCGCGCCCTATGCGGGGCATTCCCCGTGGTTCCTGCGTAGCGGCGTACTGCTGGCGCTGGAGAAGGCCCAGGCGGAGCTGCAACGGCAATGGCCGGGTTGGCGGATTGCGATCTTTGATGCCTGGCGCCCCCTCGAAGTACAGGCGTACATGGTCTGGCGGCAGTTCTTGCAGGAGGCCACGGCGGACGGCGCTTTGTCCCATCTGCAGTCCTATGACTCCCCCAGCGCCCTGTGTGCGCAGGAGCCGAAGCTCTACCAGCGATTGGCGCCACGGGTCTATCGCTTCTGGGGAGTACCGAATCCCGATCCTGCCCGCCCACCGCCGCACAGCACCGGAGCGGCTCTCGATTGCACCCTGTTGGACGCCGAGGGGGCCTTGGTGCCCATGGGCGGCCCCGTAGATGACTTCAGCGACCGCGCCGTGCCGGAATACTTTGCCAAGGCCCCGGCGGGATCCACCGCAGCCGACTATCATCGCCATCGTGAGCTACTACGCGCAGTTCTGGCGTCGCAAGACTTTGTCCAGCACCCCGGCGAGTGGTGGCATTTTTCCTTGGGGGACCAACTCTGGGCCTGGCGTCTGGGTGCCGCGCAGGCGCGCTACGGACGGGTCACAGCCCCGGCTGGTGGCGCGTCCAAGGCGCCGGCCCCAACTGCATCAGCAGGGAAGGATTGTCCCAGCCGGCTTGCCGGTGCTCCACCAGCACATCGGTGCTGA
- a CDS encoding FAD-dependent oxidoreductase, whose amino-acid sequence MTKSVIVVGAGVVGLSIALHLQMRGWQVQLWDRQPAGEGTSYGNAGLIQREAVFPQPFPRDIQELWRYAGNRSSRAQYRFRALPPLAPAFLRYWRASRPDRLRRSAKDYGALIRHCIEDHMALAALTDAGELYRPGGWVQVFQEAEHWQAEIEAAVYKRLHFDVEYEAWDAAQLDKRLPMMRPGLAGAIHWTQPLALVEPVALSQAYLRSFQQQGGEFVLQDIRTLEKAGKGWQVQGESLHSEAPWVVLALGAWTIDWVKPLGYRPPVFVKRGYHQHYSQKTEPGLPLPVLDSEAGYVLAPMRHGLRLTTGAEFAQRDDAPSLRPLQLAEVAARKLYPGLGNALDPEPWLGHRPCTGDMLPIIGPLRQQPGIFLAFGHCHQGLTMGPTTGRLVAQMLEGDAQPFVDPRPYRPERFA is encoded by the coding sequence ATGACGAAATCGGTGATTGTGGTCGGGGCAGGGGTGGTGGGCTTGTCCATTGCCCTGCATTTGCAAATGCGTGGCTGGCAGGTGCAGCTCTGGGATCGCCAGCCAGCGGGGGAGGGCACCTCCTACGGCAATGCGGGCTTGATCCAACGCGAGGCGGTCTTTCCGCAGCCGTTTCCCCGCGACATCCAGGAACTATGGCGCTATGCCGGCAACCGCAGCAGCCGCGCGCAGTACCGGTTTCGCGCCTTGCCGCCACTGGCACCAGCCTTTCTGCGCTATTGGCGTGCCTCCCGCCCCGATCGCCTGCGTCGTAGCGCCAAGGATTATGGGGCACTGATTCGTCATTGTATTGAAGACCACATGGCCCTGGCAGCCCTGACCGACGCTGGCGAACTGTACCGCCCCGGAGGTTGGGTGCAGGTCTTTCAGGAGGCGGAGCATTGGCAGGCGGAAATCGAAGCAGCGGTCTACAAGCGTCTGCATTTCGATGTCGAGTACGAAGCCTGGGATGCTGCGCAGCTCGACAAGCGACTGCCCATGATGCGTCCGGGTCTGGCCGGCGCGATTCACTGGACGCAACCGCTGGCGCTGGTGGAACCCGTGGCCCTATCCCAAGCCTACCTGCGCAGCTTTCAACAACAGGGTGGAGAGTTCGTGCTGCAGGACATTCGCACCCTGGAGAAAGCAGGGAAAGGCTGGCAGGTTCAGGGGGAAAGCCTGCACAGTGAGGCGCCGTGGGTGGTGCTGGCCCTGGGTGCTTGGACCATCGATTGGGTCAAGCCCCTGGGTTATCGCCCACCGGTCTTCGTCAAGCGCGGCTATCATCAGCACTACTCGCAAAAGACAGAACCTGGTCTCCCGCTGCCGGTATTGGACAGCGAGGCGGGTTATGTACTTGCCCCGATGCGCCATGGTCTGCGCCTGACCACGGGCGCGGAATTTGCCCAACGCGATGATGCACCTTCCCTGCGCCCGCTGCAGTTAGCGGAGGTGGCGGCGCGCAAGCTTTACCCCGGCCTGGGCAACGCCCTCGACCCAGAACCCTGGCTTGGGCATCGCCCCTGCACCGGCGACATGCTGCCAATCATTGGTCCGTTACGCCAACAACCGGGCATTTTCCTCGCCTTCGGTCATTGTCATCAGGGTCTGACCATGGGCCCGACTACCGGCCGCCTGGTGGCGCAGATGCTAGAGGGGGATGCCCAACCCTTTGTCGATCCGCGGCCCTATCGACCCGAGCGCTTCGCATGA
- the smc gene encoding chromosome segregation protein SMC has translation MRLTAIHLHGFKSFRNATRIELQRNPLVIVGPNGCGKSNVIDAIRWVLGESSARQLRGGAMADVISNGSGSRGAAQQAVVELLFDNSTGKAPAPWTATAEIRVQRRLSRDGDSQYRINDARCRRRDVGDLFLGTGLGASSYAIIEQGTIGRIIESRPEDLRAMLEEAGGISRYKERRRETEQRIAETREHLQRLRDIHGEMEQQFQRLTRQAEQARKLRELRAEERRWQWWELVQRLEAIVAEQEQVQGKLVASAMQLQALQDDELRTHVALEALRNELAQQEEQLREAQAEQYAAQAEQTLAEQDWQRLQEEGKRLERRQSEERQRQTRIQEEKARWVRQLQEARTRLQGLQEREQVRSTEEQQLHLERDRLEQAVRDAELVQQAVRDKLQDWRRQVEVQEAQWRELQPRIAEMEQRRVRLANRSVPAPEELGRRQAWVDEATAERERVEAELVATEQNLARLTMAVEQAQEDWQRLRDELQRRRAQRDALERLARGLQKQGRSDADRALSGILAVDAEWERAVELVLGERLHAVLSEADTLPPGPGSWLWVSPTKPAASLPEDALWHRLRLEDPWKEALLPWLWGLRCCTDLNSAMLHIAELQAGEHWLTPDGELLSATGLWRLGTEADATSWLRVRRELEEIGAYLPELEGRASQAEQALHKSREELALARRQEQDLRRQAQAAQAKLAQARERLAEWQSTLVAERQRAAAEREECEHLDVELLQLRQRHTRLDEELRRERTRAAGLRQQEEEARRSLDDRRRAQQEQRQRFARLRDEGQRAALEQQRLENEQQMARERLQSLAEEGERAAQALAELDSARERWQADLPDADERRRRQLARRSAAQQRLTQLQEAGEKLREQLRTLDQQRQAGQQEQRQTEVRRAKQEAELAHLEERHQELLQMAQELAAILGESPGPMPENGTPQTELQRLQAAIVRLGNVNLAAEEELAELRERQGDLAAQVADVDQALLSLESAMAAMDAETLERFQHTLEQVNRGLQQYFAELFGGGMAALALCAGDPLVAGLLLRAQPPGKRNSTLQQLSGGEKALTAIALVFAIFALNPAPFCILDEVDAPLDDANIERFCRLLRELAKETQFLLISHRHLTLQVAEQLVGVTMIEPGVSSIVPVDVAALLAENETTSADDRIRAG, from the coding sequence ATGCGTCTCACCGCCATCCATCTCCACGGGTTCAAATCCTTCCGCAACGCCACCCGCATCGAGCTGCAGCGCAATCCTCTGGTGATCGTTGGGCCTAACGGCTGCGGCAAGTCCAATGTCATCGACGCCATTCGCTGGGTTCTAGGGGAATCTTCGGCACGGCAACTGCGCGGTGGCGCCATGGCCGATGTCATCTCCAACGGTTCCGGCAGCCGCGGGGCTGCGCAGCAAGCCGTTGTGGAACTGCTCTTTGACAACTCCACCGGCAAAGCCCCGGCACCGTGGACGGCGACCGCAGAGATTCGCGTGCAACGGCGACTCTCCCGCGACGGCGATAGTCAGTACCGCATCAATGACGCGCGCTGTCGACGGCGCGATGTTGGCGACCTCTTCTTGGGCACCGGTCTGGGTGCCAGCAGCTACGCTATCATCGAGCAGGGAACCATCGGGCGGATCATCGAAAGTCGGCCGGAAGACCTGCGAGCGATGCTCGAAGAAGCGGGCGGTATCAGTCGCTACAAGGAGCGACGGCGCGAGACCGAGCAGCGCATCGCTGAAACTCGGGAGCATTTGCAACGTTTGCGCGATATCCATGGCGAAATGGAGCAGCAGTTTCAACGGCTGACTCGCCAGGCCGAGCAGGCGCGCAAGTTGCGGGAGCTGCGTGCGGAAGAGCGGCGCTGGCAATGGTGGGAACTGGTCCAGCGTCTGGAAGCCATTGTTGCGGAGCAGGAGCAAGTGCAAGGCAAACTCGTCGCGAGCGCGATGCAACTGCAAGCACTGCAGGATGATGAGCTGCGGACGCACGTTGCTCTGGAAGCTCTGCGCAACGAGCTGGCGCAGCAGGAAGAACAGCTGCGCGAAGCGCAAGCAGAGCAGTATGCCGCGCAGGCCGAGCAAACATTAGCCGAGCAGGACTGGCAACGCCTGCAGGAAGAAGGGAAACGTCTGGAGCGTAGGCAAAGCGAGGAGCGCCAACGGCAGACGCGCATCCAGGAAGAGAAAGCGCGGTGGGTTCGTCAGTTGCAGGAGGCGCGCACCCGGTTGCAGGGCTTGCAGGAGCGTGAGCAGGTTCGCAGCACGGAAGAACAGCAGTTGCACCTGGAGCGAGATCGGCTCGAGCAGGCAGTCCGTGATGCGGAACTCGTGCAGCAAGCCGTGCGCGATAAGTTGCAAGACTGGCGTCGCCAAGTGGAAGTACAGGAAGCACAGTGGCGGGAGCTGCAGCCGCGGATCGCGGAGATGGAACAGCGCCGCGTTCGCTTGGCGAATCGCTCAGTCCCTGCGCCAGAGGAATTGGGGAGGCGTCAAGCTTGGGTGGATGAGGCCACTGCCGAGCGGGAGCGGGTTGAGGCTGAGCTCGTGGCTACCGAGCAGAACCTGGCACGACTCACGATGGCAGTCGAGCAGGCCCAGGAGGACTGGCAACGGCTGCGCGACGAGCTACAGCGTCGCCGCGCGCAGCGGGATGCCCTGGAACGTCTCGCGCGGGGCTTGCAGAAACAGGGGCGGAGTGATGCAGACAGGGCGCTAAGTGGAATATTGGCGGTAGATGCGGAATGGGAACGGGCGGTCGAGCTGGTGCTGGGCGAACGCCTGCACGCCGTGCTCAGCGAAGCGGATACACTTCCGCCAGGCCCTGGCAGCTGGCTCTGGGTTTCTCCGACCAAGCCAGCTGCCTCCCTACCAGAGGATGCCCTATGGCATCGACTGCGGCTGGAAGACCCTTGGAAAGAGGCACTTTTGCCTTGGCTTTGGGGCCTGCGTTGTTGCACCGACCTGAACAGTGCCATGCTGCATATTGCGGAGTTGCAAGCCGGCGAGCATTGGCTTACACCCGACGGTGAATTGCTCTCTGCCACGGGTCTGTGGCGTTTGGGGACAGAGGCGGATGCAACCAGTTGGCTGCGCGTACGCCGTGAACTGGAGGAAATCGGCGCGTACCTGCCGGAATTGGAGGGTAGAGCAAGCCAGGCAGAGCAGGCGCTGCACAAGAGCCGCGAGGAATTGGCGCTGGCCCGCCGCCAAGAGCAGGATCTGCGCCGACAAGCGCAAGCGGCACAGGCGAAATTAGCGCAAGCGCGGGAAAGACTCGCCGAGTGGCAAAGCACCCTCGTGGCTGAACGGCAACGGGCTGCGGCCGAGAGGGAAGAATGTGAGCATCTGGACGTGGAGCTGCTACAACTCAGACAGCGCCATACCCGACTGGACGAAGAGCTGCGGCGGGAGCGCACGCGGGCGGCAGGGCTTCGCCAACAGGAGGAAGAAGCTCGGCGGAGCCTCGATGATCGCCGGCGAGCGCAACAAGAGCAGAGGCAGCGTTTTGCCCGCCTGCGGGATGAGGGCCAACGCGCGGCGCTGGAGCAGCAGCGCCTCGAAAATGAGCAGCAGATGGCCAGGGAGCGCCTGCAAAGTCTGGCAGAGGAAGGCGAGCGTGCGGCGCAGGCGCTGGCTGAGCTCGACAGCGCCCGGGAGCGCTGGCAGGCGGATCTCCCCGACGCGGATGAGCGCCGTCGCCGGCAGCTGGCCCGTCGTAGTGCTGCCCAGCAGCGGTTGACACAATTACAGGAAGCGGGTGAAAAACTGCGCGAGCAGCTTCGCACTCTTGATCAGCAACGCCAGGCTGGACAGCAGGAGCAACGGCAGACCGAGGTGCGACGAGCCAAACAGGAGGCGGAGCTTGCCCACCTCGAGGAACGTCACCAGGAGCTTTTGCAGATGGCGCAGGAACTGGCCGCGATTCTGGGCGAGAGCCCAGGACCGATGCCCGAAAATGGCACTCCACAAACGGAGCTGCAGCGCCTTCAGGCAGCCATCGTTCGACTTGGCAACGTCAACCTAGCCGCCGAGGAGGAACTCGCAGAACTCAGGGAGCGTCAGGGCGATTTAGCCGCGCAGGTGGCGGATGTCGATCAGGCCCTGCTCAGCCTGGAGAGCGCCATGGCGGCGATGGACGCGGAGACCCTGGAGCGCTTTCAACACACCCTGGAACAAGTGAATCGCGGGTTGCAGCAATATTTTGCCGAGCTGTTCGGCGGTGGTATGGCAGCCCTTGCGCTTTGCGCCGGTGATCCGCTTGTGGCCGGTCTGCTGCTGCGAGCACAGCCGCCAGGCAAGCGCAATAGCACCTTGCAGCAGCTATCTGGCGGCGAAAAGGCCCTGACCGCCATTGCCCTGGTCTTCGCCATCTTTGCCCTCAATCCGGCGCCATTCTGTATTCTCGATGAGGTCGATGCACCTCTCGATGACGCCAATATCGAACGTTTTTGCCGATTGTTGCGAGAGCTCGCGAAAGAAACCCAGTTCCTGTTGATCAGCCATCGGCACTTGACTCTGCAGGTAGCGGAGCAACTGGTGGGCGTGACGATGATCGAGCCGGGTGTTTCCAGTATCGTGCCCGTGGATGTTGCCGCACTCCTTGCCGAGAACGAGACTACGTCAGCGGATGACAGGATCCGTGCAGGCTGA